In Lycium ferocissimum isolate CSIRO_LF1 chromosome 3, AGI_CSIRO_Lferr_CH_V1, whole genome shotgun sequence, the genomic window ttctatcTTTTCAGAAGACCATAAAAGAGAAATATATTGTAATAAACCATAAACAAATTACATGGttgtattagaatttatatACAATTTTCATAGACATAATTTGACTAATAATGTAATTAGCATGCTGGTGGATTATTTTTCCCACCCAATATTGTTTTGGCATTTTGACATGTTGCTGCCAAAAGAGATCCAATATTACCAATTGGAGCTAGATCAATGTCAACCAATTCAATTCCATCACATGGAAGTGCCTCACTGCAATTGAGTGCCACTGGAGCTTTTGAATTTGTTGTGCCTCTTATGTTCTTGAAGTGAATATCCACTAGTTTCACTTTTGATGgctatacaaaaaataaaattatattagtGACATTGATCTAAAAGTtacaatttactcaaattcaTGTCCATATGTACAACTATATAGCAGCTTACGTGTCGAAAGACAGTTAAGTGACTGACAGGTCATAATTCGATTGGGCTTACTACTTCAAATTCTGGTGACCTTCTTATCATTGATGTCCCAACAGAAACCAATAAAAGagtatttataacattgatTTAAatagtgtatatatgttgtcTCAAATCCATGTGGACGCCAagcttttctttaattatggtGTTCGGGTCAACTTGTAGCGCACCTTAATTAGTTTTAGGAGATATCTATCATTTTCTATTAGTACAGATATCAAGTAACTCTGTGACTCTATCCATCAAAGCTTGGGGAGATGGAAAGAAACCAACTAATATTTTTGCCTCCGCTGGAATTTGAACTAAGATCTCATGATTCTCCACCCACTTCATTAAACATTATACCACACCCTTGGGTGTGGATGTGGTGGACACCAAGTACTTATTGTATGAAGATATATGGTAGTTTACGTGTCAAGAGACAGTCCAATGACTTAAGAGGTTACGATCCGGACTAACTTTTTCTTTAACGGTAGTGTTTGGGTCAACTTTCCTACACCTCGAATAGttttataatatacataatgaCACTATCTACCAAAGTTTGGACAGATGAAAAAAATCACCTAGCATTTTTGGacagatgaaaaaaaaaatcacctagCATTTTTGTCTCTACTGGAATTTGAACTAAGacatcatgattcttgatgcgcCAGCCACTTCATCTACGATTATATCACATGACCCTTGGGTGTTGTGGACACCAAAAATACTTATCGTACTATAATATGGTAATGTCTTCTTTCATTTCTTAGGTAATATGAATATTATCTACCCGTAATGCATGAACCAgtgtctttttcttttgtactaatcaaataaaaaagtagttAGATAGCTTACCTCATTTCTGCCCTTGGAATGATAGTGTTGATCAATAACAATTGGATTTTTAACATTATCCAGGATTAAATCTTCATAAACAACATCAGAAACTTGTAGTGAAGGTGAGCCCATATAAGTCTTGATTCTTGCCCCATTTGTTGTACTGTGGAATGTacaatttcttataataattcCTTTAACATCTTTCTCATCCAAGCGTTTTCCAAGGCTGCCGATGCTGAacacaaataattaaaaaaatataaaaaattaaacaacaactGCATTTAAATGTCTAAATGTATGATACCATAAATAGGATTTTTCATTCCTCCTATCGATAAGTTTTGATTTTAGCTTCTATGATATTTGATTAAGCTCATTTAACCTTTGATCAATTGAAATATATGTGCACTTTGATCCTTTTGCTTGTGGaataaatttttcataattattaaGTAACAATTCTATCACATAATTATTCATGTGTTATGTGAAACTCATACTACTTTATATTTGACGGTAATATAGTTTTAAAATAGTTCAAATATAACATACTTCCTACATAAAGGGaccaaaaaatacatattttgatTAACTGAAAATTAAATGTGTTTATCTGTGTATTACAAGGACCAAATTAAGATCAACAGTATTGCTATTATCCCTTTATGATATTTTGGACTAGTACATAGAAGAATTGCACAAGTTGTTGATTAAGAGACCACAACTCTGAATTgtaaaatcactcaattttgCCTTAGTACCATGTAAAGTGATTAAACTATTTTTTGTGAAAAGGTCTTATGTTTTCTCCTAATGACTTCCTGTGATACTTTGGCAAAGTTAAGTGACCTTTTTATTAGAAAAGCTCGTGTACTAACTTACATGAAGCTTAGATAAAATTGAATAACttttttgttacaaaaaaatagtttaattattttaacaataaagtaaaaattGACTGACCATCTATGGAAAAACTGTCCGGTTGAGTGTTGCTTACACTTCTATTAAAATGCGGAAAACAAAAGTAGTTCAAATTTAACATACTTTTTACATAAGGGACAAAAAAATACATGTTTTAGCAAATTGAAAGTTAAATGCATTTAATTAATAATCACGTATAACACAtaccaaaattaaaatttactaATAACTGATGGACCAACAATACTATAACCCCCTATGATATATTGGGCTAGTATGTAGAAGAAATGCACAAGTTATCTATTAAGATACCACAACTCATCAATTGTAATACGAGTTCGAACCTCTGTGATTGATCGCTAGAGACCATAACTCGTAAATTGTAATATCACGAGTTTGAACCTCTGTGATtgatcgcttgatcgttcttgtctagtagagtctttcTTATCCTTTTGTTAATTATGtacagaaaaacaaaaaaaagtagaaatgcataataacaatattattAAAACTAACCTTATTCCATGTCCAGGGCCACAATTTATATTAGAGATATAAACGTTGGAAGTGCCATCTCCAATACCAATGCAGTCATCACCTGTCCCAATGTCACTATCAGTGACATTGATATTTATTGTTTGACTTATATGAAGTCCATCAGTGTTTGGGCTGGTTCCCGGGGCAGTAACTTTGATTTTTGAAACTGTAATGTCACTGCTATCAGTGATTTTCAAGTGGACACCTTTGGAATCCACaaaattaatgttgttgatggaAGAACTCTTCACAGTCTGGAATACAAGAGACTAcacaaaaaaagtaaaaatagttaCGGCTCAAATCGTTGTTAATTTCACATATGATCATTCAACGATCAATTCATTATGCCCAAGTCATAAAACTACTAGAAATATAACTCTCTctgacacacacacatatataatcggaagaaaaaatatcaagaaaagcTAAATACAATATGGAAACACAAGTAGCTAGTTGCAACTTGAGCGGCTCACCTTACATATATAATGTTCTTGTAGaactacttaaaaaaaaatatatatattatttaagaAAATCCCTCATGATTTGTCACATGGTGAAAGATAACGGATATTAAGTTGGAttgaaaaaatagttttttatatttttaaaacggtGTCATGCATGTGAATATCATGTAAGATGGGTTGCTGACTTGACTATACTTAAATGacaaattcatttttggttAATGGCTTAATCATCTGGTATCCGATATCCATTGGCTTGAATAATCTGGATCTATTATACATAGAACCCACTTAAGGTGAAGCGCCCTCCCCAATCAGGAGTTCTTCATTCTCAAGAATCAAATCCGACATTTGGTTAATGGTGAAGAGACCCCTTCCATCTTATGACACTCCTCAATGACTATTTTGTAATG contains:
- the LOC132051249 gene encoding exopolygalacturonase clone GBGE184, which gives rise to MAIPKVVGFVLLLGIAIFSSKVAECAPFGSRRGLLETVFDVTKFGARPNTEADSARGFMMAWRSACQSSGPAKLVIPPGTFTTGETIFQGPCSSPRPITIEIQGTVLSATDISLYTRGAWISIEHVDGIVVTGGGTLNGQGNSSWQYADKSGSTPPLPSSLVFQTVKSSSINNINFVDSKGVHLKITDSSDITVSKIKVTAPGTSPNTDGLHISQTININVTDSDIGTGDDCIGIGDGTSNVYISNINCGPGHGISIGSLGKRLDEKDVKGIIIRNCTFHSTTNGARIKTYMGSPSLQVSDVVYEDLILDNVKNPIVIDQHYHSKGRNEPSKVKLVDIHFKNIRGTTNSKAPVALNCSEALPCDGIELVDIDLAPIGNIGSLLAATCQNAKTILGGKNNPPAC